One Alnus glutinosa chromosome 3, dhAlnGlut1.1, whole genome shotgun sequence genomic region harbors:
- the LOC133862702 gene encoding rop guanine nucleotide exchange factor 5: protein METLVKKSGNLQKRKDGSGSFGGNGVRAESHTDSSTESRESSGSCRSSTETSSEEVKAKGSSSPPPLGWPIRKAQVSKGSAVSDVVQAEQKQTHLADSKLKKMDSKNSDIDMMKERFSKLLLGEDMSGSGKGVCTALAISNAITNLCATIFGQLWRLEPLPIEKKSMWRREMEWLLCVSDHIVELIPTWQTFPDGSKLEVMTCRPRSDIFINLPALCKLDNMLLEILDTFINTEFWYVDQGVVAPDADGSASFRKTMQRQEEKWWLPVPRVAPGGLGENSRKQLNHTRECANQILKASMAINSIALAEMEVPQSYLEALPKNGRACLGDVIYRYITSDQFSAECLLDCLDLSSEHVALEIANRVEASIYVWRRRAHSRIPPNPNRSTTKSSWEVVKDLMVDGDKRELLAEKAESLLLCLKQRFPGLTQTTLDTSKIQCNKDVGKSILESYSRVLESLAFNIVARIDDLLYVDDLTKHSDRMSSAPTVSVIAHKTVSIPFSVPDSSTPYRTTFSTPSFSPAPLISPARGERTPFLINNHSKPHRRGLGVKRVLTNYLGVETKSRICGNPTEALASAPKQSGTEGLAPQKESSANQNGTKLRQDR from the exons ATGGAAACTTTAGTAAAGAAGAGCGGAAATcttcaaaagagaaaagatgGGTCTGGATCTTTTGGTGGAAATGGGGTTAGAGCCGAGTCGCACACCGATTCGAGCACTGAGTCTAGAGAGAGCAGCGGTTCTTGCAGATCGAGCACCGAGACCTCGAGTGAGGAAGTCAAAGCAAAAGGGTCTTCTTCCCCGCCTCCGTTGGGTTGGCCTATTCGCAAGGCTCAAGTGAGCAAAGGTTCGGCGGTTTCTGATGTGGTTCAAGCTGAACAGAAACAAACCCATTTGGCTGAttctaaattgaagaaaatggaCTCCAAAAATTCAG ATATAGATATGATGAAGGAAAGGTTTTCAAAATTGTTGCTTGGTGAAGACATGTCAGGGTCAGGGAAAGGGGTCTGCACGGCTTTAGCTATCTCAAATGCCATTACCAATCTCTGTg CTACCATTTTTGGTCAACTATGGAGATTAGAACCCTTGCCTATTGAGAAGAAATCAATGTGGCGAAGAGAGATGGAGTGGCTACTTTGCGTCAGTGATCACATTGTTGAATTGATTCCCACTTGGCAAACATTTCCCGATGGAAGTAAGCTTGAG GTCATGACTTGCAGGCCGAGATCtgatatttttatcaatctccCAGCTCTGTGTAAACTAGACAACATGCTTCTT GAAATATTAGATACCTTCATCAATACGGAATTTTGGTATGTTGATCAAGGTGTTGTAGCCCCAGATGCAGATGGCTCTGCCTCTTTTCGCAAAACAATGCAAAGGCAAGAGGAGAAGTGGTGGTTACCTGTACCCCGTGTTGCTCCTGGCGGTCTTGGCgaaaattcaagaaaacagTTGAATCACACACGCGAATGTGCAAATCAAATATTAAAAGCCTCAATGGCCATAAATAGCATAGCTTTAGCAGAAATGGAAGTCCCTCAGTCATACTTGGAAGCTCTTCCAAAG AATGGGAGAGCCTGCCTCGGGGATGTTATTTACCGTTACATCACATCAGATCAATTCTCTGCAGAGTGCCTACTTGACTGCCTCGACTTATCCTCGGAACATGTTGCTCTGGAGATTGCCAACCGTGTTGAAGCCTCAATATATGTATGGCGTCGAAGAGCTCATTCTAGAATCCCACCTAATCCGAACCGTTCCACTACAAAGTCCTCATGGGAAGTGGTCAAGGACCTAATGGTTGATGGAGATAAGAGGGAACTGCTGGCAGAAAAAGCTGAGAGCCTCTTGCTTTGCTTGAAGCAGCGCTTCCCTGGTCTAACACAAACTACTCTTGACACCAGCAAGATCCAGTGCAACAAG GATGTTGGAAAATCCATTCTTGAGAGCTATTCAAGAGTTTTGGAGAGCTTGGCATTCAATATTGTGGCTCGTATAGATGATTTACTATACGTGGATGACTTGACTAAACATTCAGATAGAATGTCATCGGCTCCCACAGTCAGTGTAATTGCTCACAAGACAGTCTCCATCCCTTTCTCGGTGCCTGACTCGAGCACTCCATACAGAACAACTTTTTCCACTCCAAGCTTTTCACCTGCGCCTCTAATTAGCCCTGCCAGGGGAGAGAGAACCCCTTTTCTCATCAACAACCATAGCAAGCCTCACCGTCGTGGACTTGGGGTGAAAAGAGTCTTGACAAATTATCTTGGCGTGGAGACAAAGTCTAGGATCTGCGGCAACCCAACTGAAGCTTTAGCTTCAGCTCCAAAGCAAAGCGGCACAGAAGGTTTGGCACCTCAAAAAGAGTCATCAGCCAACCAAAATGGGACCAAATTGCGCCAGGATCGCTGA
- the LOC133862248 gene encoding guanylyl cyclase 1 isoform X1 has product MWPLYFLFDKILKTDEEEPQVSEGDGLSLVELRHNTSLPRSYFVEVPHINQQYSWDCGLACVLMVLRTLGISSCNFQGLVELCCTKSIWTVDLAYLFHKFPVNFSFFTVTVGANPSYSVETFYQEQLPNDLVRVDMLFQKALEDGIKIQCRSINGEEISFLILSGKYIAIALVDQSKLSQSWAENLTFSDFFASNSGYTGHYVVICGYDTDADEFEIRDPASSSKHKRVSSKCLEEARKCFGTDEDLLLISLEKSEKQNSPSVQLPSDVNIDL; this is encoded by the exons ATGTGGCCGTTGTATTTTCTATTCGACAAGATTCTCAAGACCGATGAAGAAGAACCACAAGTATCGGAAGGAGATGGTTTGAGTTTGGTAGAATTACGCCACAATACGAGCTTGCCGCGCTCGTACTTTGTTGAA GTCCCCCACATAAACCAGCAGTATTCTTGGGATTGTGGTCTTGCTTGCGTTCTGATGGTTTTGAGAACTCTTGGCATTAGCTCCTGCAATTTTCAGGGGTTGGTGGAGCTATGCTGCACAAAGAG CATTTGGACCGTTGATCTCGCATATCTATTTCATAAGTTTCCTGTTAATTTTTCCTTCTTCACAGTAACTGTTGGAGCAAATCCAAGCTATTCTGTTGAAACATTTTACCAG GAGCAGTTACCTAATGATCTGGTGCGAGTGGATATGCTATTTCAAAAGGCACTGGAAGATGGAATTAAAATACAG TGCAGGTCAATCAACGGTGAAGAAATTTCATTCTTGATTTTATCGGGGAAGTATATTGCAATTGCATTAGTCGACCAATCCAAGTTGAG TCAGTCTTGGGCTGAGAATTTAACTTTCAGCGACTTCTTTGCCAGCAACTCTGGCTATACTG GTCATTATGTTGTGATTTGTGGCTATGACACTGATGCAGATGAGTTTGAGATTAGAGATCCTGCAAGTTCCAG CAAACATAAGAGAGTCTCGTCAAAGTGCCTAGAAGAAGCACGAAAATGCTTTGGTACTGATGAGGATCTTCTTTTG ATATCTTTGGAGAAGAGTGAGAAACAAAACAGTCCTTCAGTGCAACTTCCTTCAGATGTCAATATAGATTTATGA
- the LOC133862248 gene encoding guanylyl cyclase 1 isoform X2 — MVLRTLGISSCNFQGLVELCCTKSIWTVDLAYLFHKFPVNFSFFTVTVGANPSYSVETFYQEQLPNDLVRVDMLFQKALEDGIKIQCRSINGEEISFLILSGKYIAIALVDQSKLSQSWAENLTFSDFFASNSGYTGHYVVICGYDTDADEFEIRDPASSSKHKRVSSKCLEEARKCFGTDEDLLLISLEKSEKQNSPSVQLPSDVNIDL, encoded by the exons ATGGTTTTGAGAACTCTTGGCATTAGCTCCTGCAATTTTCAGGGGTTGGTGGAGCTATGCTGCACAAAGAG CATTTGGACCGTTGATCTCGCATATCTATTTCATAAGTTTCCTGTTAATTTTTCCTTCTTCACAGTAACTGTTGGAGCAAATCCAAGCTATTCTGTTGAAACATTTTACCAG GAGCAGTTACCTAATGATCTGGTGCGAGTGGATATGCTATTTCAAAAGGCACTGGAAGATGGAATTAAAATACAG TGCAGGTCAATCAACGGTGAAGAAATTTCATTCTTGATTTTATCGGGGAAGTATATTGCAATTGCATTAGTCGACCAATCCAAGTTGAG TCAGTCTTGGGCTGAGAATTTAACTTTCAGCGACTTCTTTGCCAGCAACTCTGGCTATACTG GTCATTATGTTGTGATTTGTGGCTATGACACTGATGCAGATGAGTTTGAGATTAGAGATCCTGCAAGTTCCAG CAAACATAAGAGAGTCTCGTCAAAGTGCCTAGAAGAAGCACGAAAATGCTTTGGTACTGATGAGGATCTTCTTTTG ATATCTTTGGAGAAGAGTGAGAAACAAAACAGTCCTTCAGTGCAACTTCCTTCAGATGTCAATATAGATTTATGA